A portion of the Paenibacillus hamazuiensis genome contains these proteins:
- a CDS encoding GntR family transcriptional regulator yields MPAKHLTIKQKLEVMIEEGTYRIGDRLPSELAMARELGVSRETFRSAVRLLEEEGKLLVKHGVGTFVIQPLPTIPSSLEKLSSVGTMIRSAELEEGESRVSLKPGGCPPEAAQALGIAPGDPVIVLERIRTANGEPVVYSINTIPRQLAGDAFDRYDFQGSLLGFFESRLGRKIATADTEIAVPLHIDRNCQRLLLHPQTTVLLLKQLHYDEANRPVLYSLDYMRNDVFTFRIRRTV; encoded by the coding sequence ATGCCGGCAAAACACCTGACGATCAAGCAGAAGCTGGAGGTGATGATAGAAGAGGGGACGTACCGGATCGGGGACCGTCTCCCGTCCGAACTCGCGATGGCCCGTGAGCTCGGCGTCAGCCGCGAGACGTTCCGTTCCGCCGTGCGGCTGCTGGAGGAGGAGGGCAAGCTGCTCGTCAAGCACGGCGTCGGCACGTTCGTCATTCAGCCGCTGCCGACGATCCCGAGTTCGCTTGAAAAGCTTTCGAGCGTCGGCACCATGATCCGTTCGGCCGAGCTCGAGGAAGGCGAAAGCCGCGTCTCGCTGAAGCCCGGCGGCTGTCCGCCCGAAGCGGCGCAGGCGCTCGGCATCGCCCCCGGCGATCCGGTCATCGTGCTGGAGCGCATTCGCACGGCGAACGGCGAGCCGGTCGTCTATTCGATCAACACGATTCCGCGGCAGCTTGCCGGCGACGCTTTCGACCGCTACGATTTTCAAGGCTCGCTGCTCGGCTTCTTCGAAAGCCGGCTCGGCCGGAAAATCGCAACGGCGGACACGGAGATCGCCGTGCCGCTGCATATCGACCGCAACTGCCAGCGCCTGCTGCTGCACCCGCAAACGACCGTGCTGCTGCTGAAGCAGCTGCATTACGACGAAGCGAACCGGCCCGTGCTGTACTCGCTCGATTATATGCGCAACGACGTATTCACCTTCCGCATCCGGCGAACGGTTTGA
- a CDS encoding Crp/Fnr family transcriptional regulator, protein MDITAIKLLMEQHGWLYALLRGMPGDLLGCWEICRYQPKDIVCEQGEEPACFHILTEGELKVEHAVTGGHIYTLAHLHPGQLLGDLELTLEVPYVSRVSAVVKCELLALRADVYRKWARSDAVFLTELNRILASKLHATSQKTIENTYMSSRQMLLRHLYGLIEHCDFNAQMAYTAAISREDIARRLGVTVRSVNRILKELKERRIIFVSKNRIILNEWSRYMMERELQKGEQ, encoded by the coding sequence ATGGACATAACAGCGATCAAGCTGCTTATGGAACAGCACGGCTGGCTTTATGCGCTTTTGCGCGGCATGCCGGGCGATTTGCTCGGCTGCTGGGAGATTTGCCGCTATCAGCCGAAGGACATCGTGTGCGAGCAGGGGGAGGAGCCCGCTTGCTTCCACATTTTGACGGAGGGGGAGTTGAAGGTCGAGCATGCGGTGACCGGCGGTCATATTTATACGCTCGCCCATCTGCACCCGGGCCAACTGCTCGGAGATCTGGAGCTGACGCTGGAGGTTCCCTACGTCTCGAGAGTGTCGGCTGTCGTCAAATGTGAGCTTCTAGCTCTGCGGGCCGACGTATACCGCAAATGGGCCCGGAGCGATGCCGTCTTTTTAACGGAACTGAACAGGATTTTGGCGTCCAAGCTGCATGCCACCTCGCAAAAAACGATCGAAAATACTTACATGTCTTCCCGGCAAATGCTGCTGCGCCATTTGTACGGGCTGATCGAGCATTGCGATTTCAACGCGCAAATGGCCTACACCGCAGCGATTTCCCGCGAGGATATCGCCCGCCGGCTCGGCGTTACGGTGCGCAGCGTGAACCGGATTTTGAAGGAGCTTAAGGAGCGACGCATCATTTTTGTCAGCAAAAACCGGATCATTCTCAACGAATGGAGCCGTTATATGATGGAGCGCGAGCTGCAGAAAGGCGAAC
- a CDS encoding ABC transporter permease, with protein MSRSVQLSSRKTWIEWIVLAVFAFFFLGPLLNLLILAFSGKWQYPAVLPQEWSFTWWKYVLTQNEVIQSISLSFGIAAVVTLISIVTCLPAAYAFARIRFRLSKLLLFSFLLTHAFPKMGLYVSIAVLFYKLHLMNTFTGVVLIHMVNTLMYMTWIPAAAFKNVQQAQEESARDAGAGPFRVFWHITLPMALPGIVVASIFTFLASLDEAQGTFMVGIPDFRTMPLIMYTIVQNYPTTAGGVFSILLTLPTVVLLLAARRFINADVLSSGFQLK; from the coding sequence GTGAGCCGGAGTGTCCAGCTTTCCAGCCGCAAAACATGGATCGAATGGATCGTACTGGCCGTATTCGCTTTCTTTTTCCTCGGTCCGCTGCTTAATTTGCTGATTCTCGCTTTCTCCGGAAAATGGCAGTATCCCGCCGTACTCCCGCAGGAATGGTCGTTTACGTGGTGGAAATACGTGCTGACGCAAAACGAAGTGATTCAGTCCATCTCGCTGTCGTTCGGGATCGCCGCCGTCGTTACCTTGATCTCAATCGTTACCTGCCTGCCCGCCGCGTACGCGTTTGCGCGCATCCGGTTCCGGCTGAGCAAGCTGCTGTTGTTTTCATTTCTGCTGACGCATGCTTTTCCGAAAATGGGGCTGTACGTCTCGATCGCCGTACTGTTCTATAAGCTCCACCTGATGAACACGTTCACCGGCGTCGTGCTGATCCATATGGTGAATACGCTCATGTACATGACCTGGATCCCCGCCGCCGCCTTCAAAAACGTCCAGCAAGCGCAGGAAGAATCGGCCCGCGATGCGGGAGCAGGCCCCTTCCGGGTGTTCTGGCACATCACGCTGCCGATGGCGCTGCCGGGTATCGTCGTCGCTTCGATTTTCACCTTCCTCGCCTCGCTCGACGAAGCGCAGGGAACGTTTATGGTCGGCATTCCCGACTTCAGGACGATGCCGCTCATCATGTATACGATTGTGCAAAATTACCCGACCACTGCGGGAGGCGTGTTTTCGATTTTGCTGACGCTGCCGACCGTCGTGCTGCTGCTCGCCGCGCGCCGCTTCATTAACGCGGACGTGCTGTCCAGCGGGTTCCA